A single genomic interval of Hafnia alvei harbors:
- a CDS encoding fimbria/pilus outer membrane usher protein has product MNTNLIFAESKLALSKLSIIITVALVSLYSNTVVAVEFNTDVLDLNDKDNIDFSRFSQANYILPGTYRMDVRLNSQALNEYDVVYLSLPENAETSVPCIPESMIRELGLKPDVMDKITYWQSNSQLQCADMSMLSGASARGDLGTSALQLNIPQAYLEYSDPNWTPPSRWDNGEPGVLFDYNLNSNYTKPHDGQQSQTASVNGTVGANAGPWRLRGDYQGSYNHSSTAGQATTRNLDWSRVYLFRALPQMRAVLTMGESYLASSLFDSWRYSGVSLNSDERMLPPSLRGYAPEVTGIAKTNAKVTVSQQGRVLYETTVPSGPFRIQDLSSAVSGKLDVKVEEQDGSVQTFQVDTATIPYLTRPGQVQYKLASGRPSTYDHHIDGPLFTSGEFSWGVTNGWSLYGGSIIAGDYNSAALGIGRDLYSLGALSADITQSFAQLPNQVKKQGKSWRVSYSKRFDSTNSEITFAGYRFSERNFMSMGEFLDAKYRDGSTGNNKELYTITASKGFDDLRLSLYGSYSHQTYWDQSADDRYSLSASTYFDLGPLKSTSLMISATRSQYEGNNDDVIYLSMSIPWGTASVSYTGQYNDKTYTQSASYYDRIDNNNNYRLSAGNTMGGASGTSTQGSGYFTHHGDAAEMTANASYSQNNYTSLGLSLQGGLTATAKGAALHAGGGNGSTRLMVDTGKVSGVPVNNGRVHTNMFGLGVIADVGSFYRNTTSLDLTTMPDDIEANQSVVESSLTDGAIGYRKFSVVQGAKAMVVLAMEDGRHPPFGASVFSREGREIAVVADSGQAWLTGLQANETLDVKWDGQTQCQVTLPNKLDTLSSLLLPCQAVGKNEEVK; this is encoded by the coding sequence ATGAATACGAATTTAATATTTGCTGAGTCTAAACTTGCGCTCAGTAAACTAAGTATCATTATTACAGTCGCATTGGTTTCTCTTTATTCCAATACGGTGGTCGCTGTTGAATTCAACACTGACGTTTTAGATTTGAATGATAAAGACAACATCGATTTTTCTCGATTTTCTCAGGCAAACTACATTTTGCCTGGCACATATCGTATGGACGTACGCTTAAATAGTCAGGCACTTAATGAGTACGATGTGGTGTATTTGTCCCTGCCGGAAAATGCAGAGACAAGTGTTCCATGTATTCCTGAAAGTATGATCCGTGAGCTAGGTTTAAAGCCTGATGTAATGGATAAAATTACCTATTGGCAATCCAATTCACAGCTGCAATGTGCAGATATGTCTATGTTGTCAGGAGCCTCTGCGCGGGGAGATTTGGGGACCAGCGCCTTACAGCTGAATATTCCGCAGGCTTATCTGGAATATAGCGATCCTAATTGGACGCCTCCATCTCGTTGGGACAACGGCGAGCCCGGCGTTCTGTTTGATTACAATCTCAATTCAAATTACACCAAGCCTCACGATGGGCAGCAGAGTCAAACTGCGAGTGTAAACGGCACCGTTGGTGCGAATGCGGGGCCATGGCGCCTGCGCGGTGATTATCAAGGTAGCTACAACCACAGCAGTACCGCAGGGCAAGCAACGACGCGAAACCTAGATTGGAGCCGAGTGTATCTGTTTCGCGCGCTGCCACAAATGCGTGCCGTTTTAACGATGGGTGAGAGCTATCTTGCATCCAGTTTGTTTGATTCATGGCGTTATAGCGGCGTTAGCCTAAACAGCGATGAGCGCATGTTACCGCCTTCGCTGCGTGGTTATGCACCTGAAGTCACGGGGATTGCTAAGACCAATGCCAAAGTGACGGTGAGTCAACAGGGGCGCGTGCTTTATGAAACGACGGTGCCATCGGGGCCATTTCGTATTCAGGATTTAAGCAGTGCCGTCAGCGGTAAGCTCGATGTGAAGGTTGAAGAGCAAGATGGCTCAGTACAAACGTTCCAAGTGGATACGGCCACGATTCCATATCTCACTCGTCCTGGCCAAGTTCAGTACAAACTGGCTTCAGGACGGCCATCAACCTATGACCATCATATTGATGGCCCTCTATTTACCTCCGGCGAGTTTTCGTGGGGGGTGACTAATGGCTGGTCATTATATGGCGGCTCAATTATTGCTGGTGATTATAACTCAGCGGCGTTGGGGATTGGTCGCGATCTCTATTCCCTAGGCGCACTATCAGCGGATATTACGCAATCCTTTGCCCAACTTCCGAACCAAGTAAAAAAACAGGGTAAATCTTGGCGAGTGAGTTATTCCAAACGCTTTGATAGCACTAACAGCGAAATTACTTTTGCTGGGTACCGTTTTTCCGAACGTAACTTTATGTCGATGGGGGAATTTCTTGACGCTAAATATCGTGACGGCAGCACTGGCAATAATAAAGAGCTTTACACCATTACAGCCAGTAAGGGCTTTGATGATTTGCGTTTAAGTCTCTATGGATCATATAGCCATCAGACTTATTGGGATCAGTCGGCTGACGATCGCTATAGCCTGTCGGCGAGTACGTATTTTGATTTAGGCCCACTGAAAAGCACATCACTCATGATTTCGGCGACCCGTAGTCAATACGAAGGTAACAATGATGATGTGATCTATCTGAGCATGAGCATCCCGTGGGGCACGGCCTCAGTAAGCTATACCGGACAGTATAACGATAAAACCTATACCCAATCCGCGAGTTATTACGACCGTATAGACAACAATAATAATTATCGCCTTTCTGCGGGTAACACGATGGGGGGCGCGAGTGGCACCAGTACACAAGGGAGTGGCTATTTTACCCACCACGGCGATGCCGCAGAGATGACGGCGAATGCCAGCTATAGCCAAAATAACTATACCTCCCTTGGACTCTCCCTGCAGGGAGGGCTGACTGCCACGGCGAAAGGTGCGGCGCTCCACGCGGGCGGCGGCAATGGCTCAACGCGTTTGATGGTTGATACCGGCAAAGTTTCCGGTGTTCCGGTCAATAACGGCCGCGTTCATACCAATATGTTTGGCCTTGGTGTTATCGCTGATGTTGGCAGTTTCTACCGAAATACAACCAGCTTAGATCTCACGACGATGCCAGACGATATTGAGGCCAATCAATCCGTGGTTGAGTCTTCACTAACCGACGGAGCGATAGGTTATCGCAAGTTTTCTGTGGTTCAAGGTGCGAAAGCGATGGTGGTGTTGGCCATGGAAGATGGCCGTCATCCACCGTTTGGCGCGAGCGTTTTTAGCCGCGAAGGGCGCGAAATAGCGGTGGTGGCGGATAGCGGTCAGGCATGGTTGACCGGTTTACAGGCCAATGAAACGTTAGACGTGAAATGGGATGGCCAGACACAGTGCCAGGTCACGTTGCCCAATAAATTGGACACGCTATCTAGTCTGTTATTGCCGTGCCAAGCAGTTGGTAAGAATGAAGAAGTGAAGTAG
- a CDS encoding fimbrial protein, whose protein sequence is MSWLKIVRRNFVLCAIAIMPFSVFSANAAEHGRVNVNGSIVASACALAVESIDQHIDLGALPIGMIARNGQGPEKPFHISLEGCEVFRPGNWSFNSVRVTFDGLHDDVPHLIKLIGNAQGVGLLIKDSEGNNIFPGEALTSLPLKQGAMTLNYTLSLEKNNEKLLSGGYRAGIRFKVEYE, encoded by the coding sequence ATGTCTTGGTTGAAAATAGTGCGGCGTAATTTTGTGCTATGTGCCATAGCGATAATGCCATTTTCTGTATTTTCAGCTAATGCTGCCGAGCACGGGCGAGTCAATGTGAATGGGTCAATAGTTGCCAGTGCCTGTGCACTCGCGGTTGAGAGTATCGATCAGCATATTGATTTGGGCGCTTTGCCTATCGGTATGATTGCTCGTAATGGGCAGGGGCCTGAGAAGCCATTTCATATAAGTTTAGAAGGGTGTGAAGTATTTAGACCTGGAAATTGGTCATTTAACAGTGTTCGAGTGACATTTGATGGATTACACGATGACGTCCCTCATCTTATTAAACTGATTGGAAACGCTCAAGGGGTTGGTTTACTGATTAAAGACAGTGAAGGGAATAACATATTTCCTGGCGAAGCTTTAACCTCGTTGCCGCTCAAACAAGGTGCTATGACACTGAATTACACGCTATCACTAGAAAAAAATAATGAAAAATTATTGTCAGGGGGATATCGCGCAGGTATTCGCTTCAAAGTTGAGTACGAATAA
- a CDS encoding fimbrial protein has translation MKLNKLAAVVSLVMMAGTASAAITGTPGGQGKVNFNGQIVDAPCTIKNDSTNQTVEMGAITMSTLEAGRSALIPFELHLESCELKADGSAYKAAIVFDGVRAVAGQDDLLLLNGTAKGAGLGIIGKSGKDLVLGDEADLGDMLKGDNTLNFTAYLQKTGGSSAVIIPGSFTSVANFTMTYN, from the coding sequence ATGAAACTAAATAAATTAGCGGCAGTAGTATCTTTGGTGATGATGGCAGGAACTGCAAGCGCAGCAATTACAGGAACGCCAGGTGGCCAAGGTAAAGTAAACTTCAACGGTCAAATTGTTGATGCGCCATGTACTATCAAAAATGATTCTACTAACCAGACGGTTGAAATGGGTGCTATTACCATGAGCACGCTGGAAGCAGGTCGTTCAGCGCTTATTCCTTTTGAATTGCATTTAGAATCTTGCGAACTAAAAGCTGATGGATCTGCATATAAAGCGGCTATCGTTTTTGATGGTGTTCGTGCGGTAGCTGGTCAAGACGATTTGCTGCTGCTGAACGGCACTGCAAAAGGTGCTGGCTTAGGGATCATTGGTAAAAGCGGTAAAGATTTAGTTCTGGGCGATGAAGCCGATCTTGGTGATATGCTTAAAGGTGATAATACCCTGAACTTTACTGCTTATTTACAGAAGACTGGTGGTTCCTCAGCGGTAATTATTCCAGGTAGCTTTACCAGCGTTGCTAATTTCACAATGACTTATAACTAA
- a CDS encoding LysR family transcriptional regulator, protein MFVLSKNLNLFMITAQELSFKKAAKRLFITPSPLGKSINNLEEQLGYELFTRSNDGLKLTSKGNCLYTELLPKYEELVKLENEIVRGRGLTQNPIIKIGVNNYYFWGLCSALDNLLTQYNYNIQIINIDTDIPYNLHNENIDFYIHNGDALESYANIESTQLQGDRLMLMTGKDLLLKYQNNVEAVLSNATWAQLRHTPSSPYFKNMHQYRNDRRINSSLISTSEITQTIELVKKNLAISFVSKTIEKSPFIERDHNVEFIDVEGLSFYIPREIFYLSAKKEKLSMLINIISKAINNI, encoded by the coding sequence ATGTTTGTTCTGTCAAAAAACCTCAACTTATTCATGATTACCGCACAAGAACTTTCCTTTAAAAAAGCAGCAAAACGGCTATTTATCACACCGTCTCCGCTTGGGAAATCAATAAACAACCTTGAGGAACAATTGGGGTATGAGCTATTCACTAGAAGCAACGATGGTTTAAAATTAACTAGCAAGGGAAACTGTTTATATACAGAACTCCTCCCAAAATATGAGGAGCTAGTTAAATTAGAAAATGAGATCGTTCGTGGCCGCGGTTTGACACAAAACCCAATCATTAAAATTGGTGTTAATAATTATTACTTTTGGGGGCTTTGTTCAGCTTTAGATAATTTGCTAACGCAATATAATTACAACATCCAGATTATCAATATAGATACAGATATTCCTTACAACTTGCATAATGAAAATATTGATTTTTATATCCACAACGGAGACGCTTTAGAGTCCTATGCAAATATTGAATCAACGCAGCTCCAAGGTGATAGGCTGATGCTGATGACGGGGAAAGACCTACTTCTCAAGTACCAAAACAACGTAGAAGCCGTCCTTTCTAATGCAACGTGGGCACAGCTAAGACACACCCCTAGCTCTCCCTACTTTAAAAACATGCATCAATATAGAAATGACAGGCGTATAAACTCATCTCTGATTTCAACTTCAGAAATAACTCAAACTATCGAACTCGTGAAAAAGAACCTTGCGATAAGTTTTGTTTCAAAAACGATAGAAAAATCGCCATTTATCGAGAGAGATCATAACGTCGAATTTATTGATGTAGAAGGGCTTAGTTTTTACATTCCTAGGGAAATTTTCTATCTATCAGCCAAAAAAGAAAAATTATCGATGCTAATAAATATAATATCCAAAGCTATAAATAATATTTAG
- a CDS encoding DUF523 domain-containing protein, with protein sequence MAPHTKILVSSCLMGFPVRYNASAKPFMPPALLRWQQEGRLVLCCPEVSAGFPTPRLSAEIRIAPLGERTVVESNSHDVTSGYLAGAHIALQLALQHQCRFALLTDGSPSCGSSQIYDGSFSGKRIAGMGLTTSLLRENGITVFGESEFSALEEAIHFSDMQTAF encoded by the coding sequence ATGGCACCCCACACCAAAATATTAGTTAGTAGCTGCTTAATGGGCTTTCCGGTTCGCTATAACGCGAGCGCCAAGCCGTTTATGCCTCCTGCATTGTTACGCTGGCAGCAAGAAGGACGGCTTGTACTTTGCTGTCCTGAAGTGAGTGCGGGTTTCCCAACTCCACGCTTAAGCGCAGAAATACGTATTGCGCCGCTGGGCGAGCGTACGGTGGTTGAATCCAATAGTCATGACGTGACGTCAGGTTATTTGGCGGGGGCTCATATTGCCCTACAGCTAGCCCTTCAGCACCAATGTCGATTTGCATTGCTCACGGATGGCAGCCCATCATGCGGTAGCTCACAAATTTACGATGGAAGTTTCAGCGGGAAGCGCATCGCTGGAATGGGGTTAACAACTTCACTACTCAGAGAAAACGGTATAACCGTTTTTGGCGAATCTGAATTCTCCGCGCTTGAAGAGGCAATTCATTTCTCGGATATGCAAACGGCCTTCTAA
- a CDS encoding DoxX family protein has protein sequence MSDGMKDSLILLSRILLMLLFIIFGWWKLAHFELAVSAMQGYGAPLPYISAIIAVVIEFFFGLAIILGLWTRPIAAIFALYVLGTSIIGHPFWRLSGMDMVLNEINFYKNISIIGGLLLLLVTGAGRYSLDYRLSKKL, from the coding sequence ATGAGCGACGGTATGAAAGATTCTCTTATTCTTCTTTCCCGAATACTACTGATGCTGCTATTTATTATTTTTGGCTGGTGGAAATTAGCTCATTTTGAGCTAGCCGTTTCTGCGATGCAGGGCTATGGCGCACCGTTACCTTATATCTCTGCCATTATTGCCGTCGTTATTGAGTTTTTCTTTGGTTTAGCGATTATTCTTGGGCTCTGGACCCGGCCTATCGCTGCAATTTTTGCACTTTATGTTTTGGGAACCTCAATTATTGGACATCCATTCTGGAGACTGAGTGGGATGGATATGGTGCTTAACGAAATCAACTTTTATAAAAACATCAGCATTATCGGGGGGCTTTTACTCTTGTTAGTGACAGGTGCAGGACGCTATTCACTTGATTATCGTTTGAGTAAAAAGCTGTAA